From a region of the Defluviitalea raffinosedens genome:
- a CDS encoding PspC domain-containing protein, whose protein sequence is MQKKLYKSRKDRKLSGVCGGLGQYFNVDSTLIRLIWILFVFFGGTGILAYLVCALIIPDEPYDDYYYNGNQN, encoded by the coding sequence ATGCAAAAGAAACTTTATAAATCAAGAAAAGATAGAAAACTTAGCGGAGTATGCGGAGGTCTGGGTCAATACTTTAACGTGGATTCAACACTCATACGTCTTATATGGATTTTATTTGTTTTTTTTGGTGGAACGGGAATTTTAGCATATCTTGTTTGTGCTTTGATTATACCCGATGAACCATATGACGATTATTATTATAATGGAAATCAAAATTAA
- a CDS encoding 3-deoxy-7-phosphoheptulonate synthase yields the protein MSFKYIRKIPSPEEIINEIPFSNELALIKQKRDEQIKAVIEKKSDQFLLIIGPCSAHDEEAVCDYINRLAKVQEKVKEKIIIIPRIYTNKPRTTGEGYKGMLHQPDPTEKPNILEGLKAIRKMHIRAISESHLTPADEMLYPENYTYLEDVLSYVAIGARSVEDQQHRLTVSGMDVPVGMKNPTSGDISVMLNSIQAAQHGHTFLYQGWEVKTSGNPLAHAILRGAVNHYGTNIPNYHYEDMMNLAREYEERGLLNPTIIVDTNHANSMKKYKEQPRIVKEILYSRKHSSTLKDMVRGLMIESYIVEGNQRPDEKVYGKSITDPCLGWEDSEQLIYYIAENI from the coding sequence ATGAGCTTTAAGTATATTAGAAAAATTCCCTCTCCAGAAGAGATTATCAATGAAATTCCTTTCTCCAATGAATTGGCTTTGATTAAGCAAAAAAGGGATGAGCAAATCAAAGCTGTAATAGAGAAAAAATCGGACCAGTTTCTACTCATCATTGGCCCTTGTTCCGCTCATGACGAAGAAGCTGTCTGCGATTATATCAACAGACTTGCCAAAGTACAGGAAAAGGTAAAGGAGAAAATTATTATCATCCCCAGAATATACACCAATAAACCCAGAACAACAGGAGAAGGCTATAAAGGAATGCTCCATCAGCCTGATCCCACAGAAAAACCAAATATTCTGGAAGGTTTAAAAGCCATTAGAAAGATGCATATTCGTGCCATCAGCGAATCTCATCTTACACCTGCAGATGAAATGCTATATCCTGAGAATTATACTTACCTTGAAGATGTATTAAGTTATGTTGCCATAGGCGCACGTTCCGTAGAAGATCAGCAGCATCGTTTGACCGTCAGCGGCATGGATGTTCCTGTAGGAATGAAAAATCCAACCAGTGGAGATATTTCTGTAATGCTTAATTCAATTCAGGCTGCTCAGCATGGCCATACATTTCTCTATCAGGGATGGGAAGTAAAAACCAGCGGGAATCCTCTGGCCCATGCTATTTTAAGAGGTGCTGTCAATCATTACGGTACGAATATTCCTAACTATCACTATGAAGATATGATGAACTTAGCAAGGGAATATGAAGAACGTGGTCTGCTTAATCCGACTATTATAGTAGATACCAACCATGCCAATTCTATGAAAAAGTATAAGGAACAGCCCCGTATTGTAAAAGAAATCTTATACAGCCGAAAGCATTCTTCAACTTTAAAAGATATGGTTCGGGGCCTGATGATCGAAAGCTATATCGTCGAGGGAAATCAAAGACCGGACGAAAAGGTTTACGGCAAATCTATAACAGACCCCTGTCTTGGATGGGAAGATTCAGAACAGCTGATTTACTATATTGCAGAAAATATATAA
- a CDS encoding MATE family efflux transporter: MMQMTIDKKFYKTLFSLALPIALQNFISSSLNMVDTLMIGKLGEAPIAAVAQANKIFFLYTLILFGINSGGSSFTAQFWSKKDVKGIRKVLGICLLSGGIAAIVFSIGAILFPKQLMYIFAKDPEVITLGSQYLRIVAISYLATAVTYSYSILLRSTGEAFIPMIISIISLGTNTVLNWILIFGHLGIPSMGVQGAAIATVIARLLELSLFIWLIYKKQSPLAATIKEMLDVSLQFIQRFYKTTIFVILNEFIWALGTTMYSVAYGRMGKEAVVSISISSNVEQIAMVIFYGLSSACAVMIGNEIGSENDERAFKYAKKFAVIGPVLGIFMGILVILGAPLILSIFNVSQEVYLASTRIITIFACYLPFKIFNLFMVVGILRSGGDTTFGFLIDAGGVWFIGVPFAFIAGLIWKLPIYWVFALVCSEEIFKVIFGLYRLFSKKWIHNLVNQME, encoded by the coding sequence ATGATGCAGATGACAATTGACAAAAAGTTCTATAAAACTTTATTTTCATTGGCCTTGCCTATCGCATTACAAAACTTCATATCATCATCATTAAATATGGTTGATACCCTGATGATTGGAAAATTGGGAGAGGCTCCTATTGCAGCAGTTGCTCAGGCCAACAAAATCTTTTTCTTGTATACCTTGATACTGTTTGGAATCAATAGCGGAGGTTCCAGCTTTACAGCACAATTTTGGAGCAAAAAGGATGTTAAGGGCATCAGGAAAGTTTTAGGTATATGTCTTCTATCCGGTGGAATCGCTGCCATAGTGTTTTCTATAGGCGCCATATTATTTCCAAAGCAATTGATGTATATTTTTGCAAAAGATCCTGAAGTCATTACCTTGGGAAGCCAGTATCTGCGAATTGTTGCCATCAGTTATCTCGCAACAGCCGTAACCTATTCCTATTCTATTTTGCTTAGAAGTACAGGGGAAGCATTTATCCCTATGATCATTAGTATTATCTCCCTTGGGACCAATACTGTTTTAAACTGGATCTTAATTTTTGGCCATCTTGGTATACCTTCCATGGGTGTACAAGGGGCAGCGATTGCTACGGTTATCGCCAGATTACTGGAATTAAGTTTATTTATATGGCTAATCTATAAAAAGCAGTCTCCTCTTGCTGCAACGATTAAAGAAATGCTCGACGTTTCTTTGCAGTTTATTCAAAGATTTTATAAAACAACTATCTTTGTTATTTTGAATGAATTTATCTGGGCACTGGGTACAACCATGTATTCCGTAGCTTATGGCAGGATGGGTAAAGAAGCCGTCGTATCCATCAGCATCTCCAGTAATGTAGAGCAAATAGCTATGGTTATTTTCTATGGATTAAGCAGCGCCTGTGCCGTAATGATTGGAAACGAAATAGGTTCTGAAAATGACGAAAGAGCCTTTAAGTATGCAAAAAAATTTGCTGTAATAGGGCCTGTCTTAGGGATTTTCATGGGAATTCTTGTAATCCTTGGGGCGCCACTTATTTTATCCATATTTAATGTGTCGCAAGAAGTGTATTTGGCTTCTACCAGAATCATAACCATATTTGCCTGTTATCTTCCTTTTAAGATTTTTAATCTGTTTATGGTGGTTGGGATCCTTCGCAGCGGCGGAGATACAACCTTTGGATTCCTGATCGATGCAGGAGGGGTATGGTTTATAGGAGTTCCCTTTGCCTTTATTGCAGGTTTGATATGGAAACTGCCAATTTAC
- a CDS encoding GNAT family N-acetyltransferase produces the protein MKIIRLEDHNNLIFEKICEWNYNWWGIRDGKSYEEVRCNLEHSLNKDRLPQTYVALIDEEPAGMYQFAMFDDLDTRPDIYPWLINVYVDEKYRGKNVCRKLMNTVNENAKKANLQELYLYTKHVGLYEKFGWKFVEEVKTFKKDSPIERLYRLEIK, from the coding sequence ATGAAAATTATTAGATTAGAAGATCATAACAATTTAATATTCGAAAAAATATGTGAATGGAATTATAATTGGTGGGGAATTAGGGATGGAAAAAGTTATGAAGAAGTGAGATGTAATTTAGAACATTCATTAAATAAAGACCGATTACCACAAACGTATGTTGCTTTAATAGATGAAGAACCTGCAGGAATGTATCAATTCGCCATGTTTGATGACTTAGATACCAGACCTGATATTTATCCTTGGCTTATTAATGTGTATGTAGATGAAAAATATCGAGGTAAAAATGTTTGCCGAAAACTAATGAATACAGTTAATGAAAATGCTAAAAAAGCAAATTTACAAGAACTATATTTGTATACAAAGCATGTAGGGCTATATGAAAAATTTGGATGGAAGTTTGTAGAGGAAGTAAAGACATTTAAAAAAGATTCTCCAATAGAAAGATTGTATAGATTAGAAATAAAGTAA